The Medicago truncatula cultivar Jemalong A17 chromosome 4, MtrunA17r5.0-ANR, whole genome shotgun sequence genome includes a region encoding these proteins:
- the LOC112421013 gene encoding protein ALP1-like isoform X1: MDNKRENKRRKYAFYWNIRSSAIGAIATYYYKYIYKEPCMTSLQRGQDWMNEILNGHPVRCMNAFRMDPTLFKQLCEDLQSKYGLQPSKRMTVEEKVGIFVYTLAMGASNRDVRERFQHSGETISRAFHEVLEAISGRSRGYRGLARDIIRPKDPTFQFIPLHISNDERYMTYFKDCIGCIDGTHIAACIPEADQMRYRGRKGIPTFNVMACCDFDMCFTFISVGWEGSAHDTRVFLHAINTPALNFPKPPDGRYYLVDKGYPDKEGYMVPYPRIRYHQSQFEHEPPTNAQEAFNQAHSSLRSCIERSFGVLKKRWKILNKMPQFSVKTQIDVIIAAFALHNYIRINSQDDAMFTILERHPNYIPNDELPDIVDGYQGSERQEGRSGRSTKTKEMRNNVAALLWNIRR, from the exons ATGgataataaaagagaaaataagagAAGAAAGTATGCATTTTATTGGAATATAAGATCAAGTGCAATAGGTGCAATTGCTACATATTACTATAAATATATCTATAAAGAACCATGTATGACTTCACTTCAAAGGGGGCAAGATTGGATGAATGAGATATTGAATGGCCACCCTGTTCGATGTATGAATGCCTTTAGAATGGACCCAACTTTATTTAAACAGTTGTGTGAAGATTTGCAATCAAAATATGGACTGCAACCAAGTAAGAGAATGACAGTTGAAGAGAAGGTGGGCATATTTGTGTATACACTTGCTATGGGTGCTTCTAATAGGGATGTTAGAGAGCGCTTTCAACATTCTGGAGAGACTATTAGCAGAGCATTTCATGAAGTTTTAGAAGCAATTAGTGGTAGAAGTAGGGGCTACAGGGGTCTAGCACGTGATATCATAAGACCAAAGGATCCAACTTTTCAATTTATACCGCTGCATATTTCTAATGATGAGCGGTACATGACTTATTTCAag GATTGTATTGGATGTATTGATGGTACTCATATAGCTGCATGTATTCCTGAGGCGGATCAAATGCGTTATAGAGGTAGAAAAGGAATCCCCACCTTCAATGTCATGGCATGTTGTGATTTTGATATGTGTTTCACATTTATATCAGTTGGATGGGAGGGATCAGCGCATGACACACGTGTTTTTCTTCATGCAATTAACACACCAGCGTTAAACTTTCCAAAGCCACCAGATG GTAGATATTATTTGGTTGATAAAGGATATCCTGATAAAGAAGGATATATGGTGCCTTATCCTAGGATAAGGTATCATCAGTCTCAGTTCGAACATGAACCCCCAACTAATGCTCAAGAAGCCTTTAACCAAGCACATTCATCTCTTAGAAGTTGCATAGAAAGATCATTTGGAGTGCTGAAGAAAAGATGGAAGATACTAAACAAAATGCCGCAATTTAGCGTTAAGACCcaaattgatgttattataGCTGCATTTGCGTTGCATAACTATATTCGCATCAACTCACAAGATGATGCAATGTTTACTATTCTTGAGCGACATCCAAATTACATACCTAATGATGAACTTCCGGATATTGTTGATGGTTATCAAGGTAGTGAAAGACAAGAGGGAAGATCAGGGAGATCAACCAAGACGAAGGAAATGCGTAACAATGTTGCTGCTTTATTATGGAATATTAGGCGATAG
- the LOC112421013 gene encoding protein ALP1-like isoform X2 has translation MDNKRENKRRKYAFYWNIRSSAIGAIATYYYKYIYKEPCMTSLQRGQDWMNEILNGHPVRCMNAFRMDPTLFKQLCEDLQSKYGLQPSKRMTVEEKVGIFVYTLAMGASNRDVRERFQHSGETISRAFHEVLEAISGRSRGYRGLARDIIRPKDPTFQFIPLHISNDERYMTYFKDCIGCIDGTHIAACIPEADQMRYRVGWEGSAHDTRVFLHAINTPALNFPKPPDGRYYLVDKGYPDKEGYMVPYPRIRYHQSQFEHEPPTNAQEAFNQAHSSLRSCIERSFGVLKKRWKILNKMPQFSVKTQIDVIIAAFALHNYIRINSQDDAMFTILERHPNYIPNDELPDIVDGYQGSERQEGRSGRSTKTKEMRNNVAALLWNIRR, from the exons ATGgataataaaagagaaaataagagAAGAAAGTATGCATTTTATTGGAATATAAGATCAAGTGCAATAGGTGCAATTGCTACATATTACTATAAATATATCTATAAAGAACCATGTATGACTTCACTTCAAAGGGGGCAAGATTGGATGAATGAGATATTGAATGGCCACCCTGTTCGATGTATGAATGCCTTTAGAATGGACCCAACTTTATTTAAACAGTTGTGTGAAGATTTGCAATCAAAATATGGACTGCAACCAAGTAAGAGAATGACAGTTGAAGAGAAGGTGGGCATATTTGTGTATACACTTGCTATGGGTGCTTCTAATAGGGATGTTAGAGAGCGCTTTCAACATTCTGGAGAGACTATTAGCAGAGCATTTCATGAAGTTTTAGAAGCAATTAGTGGTAGAAGTAGGGGCTACAGGGGTCTAGCACGTGATATCATAAGACCAAAGGATCCAACTTTTCAATTTATACCGCTGCATATTTCTAATGATGAGCGGTACATGACTTATTTCAag GATTGTATTGGATGTATTGATGGTACTCATATAGCTGCATGTATTCCTGAGGCGGATCAAATGCGTTATAGAG TTGGATGGGAGGGATCAGCGCATGACACACGTGTTTTTCTTCATGCAATTAACACACCAGCGTTAAACTTTCCAAAGCCACCAGATG GTAGATATTATTTGGTTGATAAAGGATATCCTGATAAAGAAGGATATATGGTGCCTTATCCTAGGATAAGGTATCATCAGTCTCAGTTCGAACATGAACCCCCAACTAATGCTCAAGAAGCCTTTAACCAAGCACATTCATCTCTTAGAAGTTGCATAGAAAGATCATTTGGAGTGCTGAAGAAAAGATGGAAGATACTAAACAAAATGCCGCAATTTAGCGTTAAGACCcaaattgatgttattataGCTGCATTTGCGTTGCATAACTATATTCGCATCAACTCACAAGATGATGCAATGTTTACTATTCTTGAGCGACATCCAAATTACATACCTAATGATGAACTTCCGGATATTGTTGATGGTTATCAAGGTAGTGAAAGACAAGAGGGAAGATCAGGGAGATCAACCAAGACGAAGGAAATGCGTAACAATGTTGCTGCTTTATTATGGAATATTAGGCGATAG
- the LOC11414563 gene encoding receptor-like protein 35, with amino-acid sequence MSELTQLVYLDVSSNNLTGTLPSFNMSKNLTYLSLFLNHLSGDLPSSHYEGLKNLVSIDLGFNSFKGNVPSSLLKLPYLRELKLPFNQLSGLLSEFDNLSLPKLEMLDLGNNNLQGHVPFSIFKLRTLRVIQLSFNKFNGTIQWNVIQRLHKLYVLGLSHNNLTIDVSFRKDHVDLSPFPEIRNVMLASCKLRGIPSFFRNQSTLLFLDLSGNKIEGSIPNWIWKHESLLYLNLSKNSLTSFEESNWNLSSNIYLVDLSFNKLQGPISFIPKYAFYLGYSSNKLSSIVPPDIGNYLPSINILFLSNNSFKGEIDGSFCNSSSLRLLDLSYNNFDGNIPKCFATLSSKLGMLNFGGNKLRGHIPDTISPNSCARRYLNLNDNLLNGTIPKSLVNCNKLQVLNLGDNFFSDRFPCFLRNISTLRIMILRSNKLHGSIECPNSTGDWEMLHIVDLASNNLSGTIPVSLLNSWKATMRDEGVLGPEFGHMFFDLDDNFHPVSFKSVLPTLGKSVSMNLIKLLGKMSRSIIDQVYSDFKILARYQDSIIIVNKGHQMKLVKIQSAFTYVDMSSNYLEGPIPNELMQFKALNALNLSHNALTGHIPSSVGNLKNLESMDLSNNSLNGEIPQGLSSISFLEYMNLSFSHLVGRIPLGTQIQSFDIDSFEGNKGLCGSPLTNKCGDDGNQGLPPPASETPHTNYESSIDWSFLSMELGCIFGLGIFILPLIFLMKWRLWYFKLVDDILYKFIPQLDFVYEQHKGKRYRTLRRRY; translated from the coding sequence ATGTCAGAACTCACCCAACTTGTTTATCTAGACGTGTCTTCCAATAACCTCACAGGTACACTCCCTTCTTTCAATATGTCCAAGAACCTCACATATCTATCCTTATTTCTCAATCACTTGAGCGGGGATTTACCATCCAGCCATTATGAGGGCCTTAAAAATCTTGTCAGTATTGATTTAGGGTTCAATTCTTTCAAAGGAAACGTGCCTTCCTCTCTACTTAAGCTCCCATACTTACGAGAACTTAAGCTTCCCTTTAATCAACTCAGTGGTCTCTTGAGTGAATTTGATAATTTATCGCTTCCTAAATTGGAGATGCTTGATTTGGGAAACAATAACTTACAAGGACATGTTCCTTTCTCTATCTTTAAACTTAGAACACTTCGTGTCATTCAACTTTCTTTCAACAAGTTTAACGGCACAATACAATGGAATGTCATTCAAAGGCTACATAAATTATATGTACTAGGCTTATCACATAACAATCTTACAATTGATGTCAGCTTTAGAAAAGATCATGTTGATTTGTCACCCTTTCCAGAGATAAGAAATGTTATGTTGGCTTCCTGCAAGTTAAGGGGAATCCCAAGTTTCTTCAGAAACCAGTCCACATTACTATTTCTTGACTTATCTGGCAACAAGATTGAAGGGTCGATACCAAACTGGATTTGGAAACATGAATCTCTTCTTTACTTGAATCTTTCCAAGAATTCTCTGACTAGCTTTGAAGAAAGTAATTGGAACTTGAGTTCTAACATTTATTTGGTTGATCTTAGTTTTAACAAGTTGCAAGGGcctatttctttcattccaaagTATGCTTTTTATTTGGGCTACTCCAGCAACAAGTTGAGCTCTATCGTACCACCAGACATCGGAAACTATCTCCCTTCCATAAATATATTGTTTCTTTCAAACAATAGTTTTAAGGGAGAAATTGATGGATCCTTTTGCAATTCTTCAAGCCTACGCTTGTTAGACCTCTCCTACAACAACTTTGATGGGAACATTCCCAAGTGTTTTGCAACCCTGAGTAGCAAACTGGGGATGTTGAACTTTGGAGGAAACAAGCTTCGTGGTCATATCCCTGATACTATTTCCCCAAATTCATGTGCACGAAGATATTTGAATCTGAATGACAATTTGTTGAACGGTACCATACCGAAATCTTTAGTCAATTGCAATAAACTGCAAGTCCTAAACCTTGGAGATAATTTTTTCAGTGATAGATTTCCATGTTTCTTGAGAAATATTTCCACCCTGAGAATCATGATTTTAAGGTCAAATAAGCTCCATGGGTCTATTGAATGTCCAAATAGCACTGGTGATTGGGAGATGCTTCATATTGTTGATCTAGCCTCCAATAACTTGAGCGGAACAATACCGGTTTCTCTATTAAATAGTTGGAAGGCAACGATGCGTGATGAAGGTGTTCTTGGCCCAGAATTTGGCCATATGTTTTTCGATCTCGATGATAACTTTCATCCTGTGAGTTTTAAGAGTGTGTTACCAACTTTGGGCAAATCTGTGTCAATGAACTTGATTAAACTCCTTGGAAAAATGTCTCGCTCTATTATTGACCAGGTGTATTCTGACTTTAAAATTCTTGCTCGTTATCAAGATTCAATTATTATTGTCAACAAAGGTCATCAGATGAAGCTTGTCAAAATTCAAAGTGCCTTCACTTATGTTGATATGTCAAGCAACTATTTAGAGGGGCCAATACCGAATGAGTTAATGCAATTCAAGGCATTGAATGCTCTAAATTTGTCGCATAATGCATTAACAGGCCATATACCATCATCAGTGGGGAATTTGAAGAATCTTGAATCTATGGACTTGTCAAACAACTCCTTGAATGGAGAGATTCCTCAAGGGCTTTCAAGTATAAGTTTCCTTGAATATATGAATCTATCATTCAGTCACCTGGTTGGGCGAATTCCTTTGGGAACTCAAATTCAATCATTTGATATAGATTCCTTTGAAGGGAATAAAGGGTTATGTGGATCTCCACTAACAAACAAATGTGGCGACGATGGAAATCAAGGGTTGCCACCACCAGCATCTGAAACACCTCATACCAATTATGAGAGTTCAATTGATTGGAGTTTCTTAAGTATGGAGTTGGGATGTATTTTTGGCCTTGGAATTTTCATCCTTCCTCTTATTTTCTTGATGAAATGGAGGTTGTGGTATTTCAAACTTGTCGATGACATACTTTACAAGTTCATCCCCCAGCTTGATTTTGTGTATGAACAACATAAAGGGAAGAGGTATAGAACTCTGAGGCGGAGGTACTGA
- the LOC11422483 gene encoding uncharacterized protein, which yields MRVQMQLFHLQPWDNFQCNSAVPYTKKKTQGSRIKGNKSHLKAMSENNHEITVKSDRSDCSCVQSVESLVMWTLPYDLKKLKPWLRDYMSGLCYEGYLHIQHIMEEEHEHISKRILWRPKMVSPMDLDELRAIFL from the exons ATGCGAGTTCAGATGCAGCTGTTCCACTTGCAACCATGGGACAATTTTCAAT GTAACAGTGCAGTGCCTTACACCAAGAAAAAAACCCAG GGATCAAGAATCAAGGGAAACAAATCTCATTTAAAGGCTATGAGTGAAAATAATCACGAAATTACTGTCAAGTCAGATAGGTCTGATTGTTCATGTGTACAGAGTGTTGAATCTTTGGTGATGTGGACTCTACCTTATGACCTGAAGAAGTTGAAACCATG GCTGCGAGATTATATGAGCGGGTTGTGTTATGAGGGCTACTTACATATCCAG caCATCATGGAAGAAGAACATGAGCACATTAGTAAAAGAATTCTCTGGCGGCCAAAAATGGTATCACCGATGGATCTAGATGAACTAAGAGCAATTTTCCTTTAG
- the LOC11418185 gene encoding uncharacterized protein — translation MQAEDGAKEEMHKSVEKEENKTAEDAQQPPLLQSENESVLQRDRTSKQNDRSNATGYLAIVPTRKQGAFDFLRKLFTTFQNLHCTCGKPINKQPKNLDSDGQGNNAQNGVFVRENGSLFLVSDDLKIVTDSLLSSVQMLIESWYPDLTQLEEVTHNIGKNEILNLLKYALTSREPLTNTILATSSKSNKKDNPPSQFASAVRALPCPSNRSKMDIKVLQTKSQKKTIIAEANEDFVDFIFSFLTMPLGSIVKLLGPNSFAGCVGNLYKSVENLDPTSVLLNPGVAHQFGCLNQPLNISEGQPPHTRYYYGTGIPNKEYSCTHFGNYETREGMIEGGVISKSRGSIYRPKSLYQLYPRSVNGSEDVIGFVKRATLYGIGDDLNVKPLSANSLLSYLKVLSLPLDDLEVKVSIGEAEALSFLGAFLTSRFTLTSGLKRPFECA, via the exons ATGCAAGCCGAGGATGGTGCTAAAGAAGAGATGCATAAGTCTGtcgaaaaagaagaaaacaaaactgCTGAAGATGCACAACAACCGCCCCTTCTTCAATCTGAAAATGAAAGTGTTTTGCAAAGAGATAGGACTTCAAAGCAAAATGATAGGAGCAATGCCACAGGATATCTAGCAATTGTACCGACGAGAAAACAAGGAGCCTTTGATTTTCTGAGGAAGCT GTTTACTACTTTCCAAAACCTTCATTGTACCTGTGGAAAACCCATTAATAAACAGCCTAAGAATTTGGACTCTGATGGTCAAGGGAATAATGCCCAAAATGGGGTCTTTGTAAGAGAAAATGGATCATTGTTTCTGGTGTCTGATGATTTGAAGATTGTGACAGACTCCTTGCTGTCCTCCGTGCAGATGTTGATTGAATCCTGGTATCCAGACTTGACTCAACTAGAGGAAGTCACACACAACATTGGCAAGAATGAG ATATTGAACCTTCTCAAGTATGCCTTAACCTCTCGTGAGCCTTTGACAAATACAATTTTGGCAACTAGCTCCAAATCCAATAAAAAAGACAACCCACCTAGCCAATTTGCGTCAGCAGTTAGAGCATTGCCCTGCCCCAGTAACAGAAGTAAAATGGATATTAAAGTATTACAAACTAAATCACAGAAAAAGACAATCATTGCAGAAGCCAATGAAGATTTTGTTGACTTCATCTTTAGCTTTCTTACCATGCCATTAGGATCCATTGTAAAGCTTTTGGGACCGAACTCTTTTGCTGGATGTGTTGGTAATTTGTACAAGAGTGTGGAGAACTTGGACCCTACTTCTGTATTACTCAATCCTGGTGTAGCACACCAGTTTGGCTGTCTAAACCAGCCCCTCAACATTTCTGAAGGACAACCACCACACACTAGATATTACTATGGTACTGGGATACCAAATAAAGAGTATTCATGTACGCATTTTGGGAATTATGAAACAAGAGAAGGAATGATAGAGGGAGGAGTGATTTCTAAGTCACGGGGATCAATTTATAGACCAAAATCTTTGTATCAACTGTACCCAAGATCTGTCAACGGATCAGAAGATGTTATTGGATTTGTGAAGAGAGCAACATTATATGGTATAGGAGATGATCTAAATGTAAAACCACTTTCTGCTAATTCTTTGCTTTCATATTTGAAAGTATTAAGCCTTCCTCTTGATGATCTTGAAGTGAAGGTGAGCATTGGTGAAGCTGAG GCTTTGAGCTTCCTTGGAGCATTCTTGACATCAAGATTTACCTTGACTAGTGGACTTAAAAGACCTTTTGAGTGTGCCTAA
- the LOC11416389 gene encoding receptor-like protein 7 — protein sequence MRAFIIFWLFLIPFCLINSSTNNFVVNGYCLGHERSLLLQLKNNLIFNPTKSSKLVHWNQSNYDCCQWHGVTCKDGHVTALDLSQESISGGLNDSSALFSLQDLQSLNLALNKFNSVIPHEMYKLQNLRYLNLSDAGFEGQVPEEISHLTRLVILDMSSSITSDHSLKLRKPNITMLVQNFTDITELYLDGVAISASGEEWGRALSSLEGLRVLSMSSCNLSGPIDSSLGKLQSLFVLKLSHNKLSSIVPDSFAYFSNLTILQLSSCGLHGSFQRDIFQIQTLKVLDLSDNKKLNGALPEFPPLSYLHYLNLANTNFSGPLPNTISNLKQLSTIDLSYCQFNGTLPSSMSELTKLVFLDLSSNNITGSLPSFNMSKDLTYLSLFHNHLNGDLSSMHFEGLQNLVSIDLGLNSLNGTIPSALLKLPYLRELKLPYNKLSGLLGEFDNASSHVLEMLDLCNNNLEGHIPVSIFNLRTLRVIQLSSNKFNGAIQLDIIRRLSNLTILGLSHNNLSMDVNFRDDHDLSPFPEIKALKLASCNLRRIPSFLRNQSSLLSLDLSSNEIEGPIPNWIWQLESLLTLNLSKNSLTNFEESVWNLSSNLFQVDLSSNKLQGPISFIPKYASYLDYSSNMLSSILPPDIGNYLPFIRVLFLSNNSFKGEIHESFCNASSLLLLDLSYNNFDGTIPKCFATLSSSLRMLNLGGNKLRGHIPDTISPNSCALRYLDLNDNLLDGSIPKSLVNCKKLQVLNLGNNALVDRFPCFLRNISTIRIMVLRSNKLHGSIGCPHNTGDWDMLHIVDLASNSFSGMIPGTLLNSWKAMKRDEGMLGPEFGHLFLKIYANYRPLTLKALLSCFNKFLKMTLLKLLASMSTSNLKQELVDNILVEIDITRYQDSIIIVNKGQQMKYVKIQMAFTYVDMSNNYLEGPIPDELMEFKALNALNLSHNAFTGPIPSSVGNLKNLESMDFSNNFFKGEIPQELSSLSFMGYLNLSFNHLVGRIPLGTQIQTFDADSFEGNEGLCGPPMTNNCSDEGRQGLPPPASESSHSRNDSLIDWDFLSVELGFIFGFGIFILPLICWKKWRLWYSKHVDGMLYRIIPQLDFVFEQHEGKRYKILRWSY from the coding sequence ATGAGAGCATTCATAATATTTTGGCTGTTCTTGATACCATTCTGCTTAATAAATTCAAGCACTAACAATTTTGTGGTGAATGGCTACTGTCTTGGCCATGAACGTTCCTTGTTGCTCCAATTGAAAAACAACCTAATATTCAACCCCACAAAATCCTCAAAGTTAGTTCATTGGAACCAAAGTAATTATGATTGTTGCCAATGGCATGGGGTAACATGCAAAGATGGACATGTGACAGCCCTTGATCTTAGTCAAGAGTCTATCTCAGGAGGACTTAATGATTCAAGTGCTCTATTCAGCTTGCAAGACTTGCAGAGCCTGAATTTGGCTTTGAATAAGTTCAATTCTGTGATTCCTCATGAGATGTATAAACTGCAGAATTTGAGGTATCTGAACTTGTCTGATGCTGGCTTTGAGGGGCAGGTCCCAGAAGAAATTTCTCACCTAACAAGGTTAGTTATTCTTGATATGTCTTCTTCAATTACTTCAGATCACAGCCTAAAACTTAGGAAGCCAAATATTACAATGCTTGTGCAAAACTTCACCGATATCACAGAATTATATTTAGATGGTGTAGCAATATCTGCCAGCGGAGAGGAATGGGGTCGTGCTTTATCTTCGTTAGAAGGTCTTCGTGTTCTGAGCATGTCATCATGCAATCTCTCTGGACCCATTGATTCTTCATTAGGTAAGCTTCAGTCCCTCTTTGTTCTAAAATTGAGCCACAACAAATTGTCGAGCATAGTGCCAGACTCCTTTGCATATTTCTCCAATTTGACCATCCTACAACTCAGTAGTTGTGGCTTGCATGGTTCTTTCCAAAGAGATATCTTCCAAATACAAACATTAAAGGTCCTTGACTTATCAGACAATAAAAAACTTAATGGTGCTTTGCCAGAATTTCCACCACTTTCATATTTACACTACTTGAATCTTGCCAATACAAATTTTTCTGGACCACTTCCAAATACTATATCCAATCTGAAGCAGTTATCAACCATTGATCTCTCTTACTGCCAATTCAATGGAACACTTCCCAGTTCAATGTCAGAACTCACTAAACTTGTTTTTCTAGACTTATCCTCAAATAACATCACAGGTTCCCTTCCTTCTTTCAATATGTCTAAGGACCTCACATATCTATCCTTATTTCACAATCATTTGAATGGAGATTTATCATCCATGCATTTCGAGGGCCTTCAAAATCTTGTCAGCATTGATTTAGGGTTAAATTCCCTAAATGGGACCATACCATCAGCTCTACTTAAGCTCCCATATTTGCGAGAATTAAAGCTTCCCTATAATAAACTAAGTGGCCTCTTAGGTGAGTTTGACAATGCATCTTCTCATGTACTAGAGATGCTCGATTTGTGCAACAATAACTTAGAAGGACATATTCCTGTGTCTatctttaaccttagaacactCCGTGTCATTCAACTTTCTTCCAACAAGTTTAACGGCGCAATACAGTTGGACATCATTCGAAGGCTAAGTAATTTAACTATACTAGGCCTCTCACACAACAATTTGTCAATGGATGTCAACTTTAGAGATGACCATGATTTGTCACCCTTTCCAGAGATAAAAGCTCTTAAGTTGGCTTCCTGCAACCTAAGGAGAATCCCAAGTTTCTTGAGAAATCAGTCAAGTTTACTATCTCTTGACCTATCAAGCAATGAGATTGAAGGACCAATACCTAATTGGATTTGGCAACTTGAATCTCTCCTTACATTGAATCTTTCCAAGAACTCTCTAACTAACTTCGAAGAAAGTGTTTGGAACTTGAGTTCTAATCTTTTTCAGGTTGATCTTAGTTCTAATAAACTCCAAGGGCCAATTTCATTCATCCCGAAGTATGCAAGTTACTTGGACTACTCCAGCAACATGTTGAGCTCAATCTTACCACCAGATATTGGAAATTATCTCCCTTTCATACGTGTATTGTTTCTTTCAAACAATAGTTTTAAGGGAGAAATTCATGAATCCTTTTGCAATGCTTCAAGTCTTCTATTGCTAGATCTTTCCTACAACAACTTTGACGGGACAATTCCCAAGTGTTTTGCAACATTGAGTAGTAGTCTCAGGATGTTGAATCTTGGTGGAAACAAGCTTCGAGGGCATATCCCTGATACAATATCCCCAAATTCATGTGCACTAAGATATTTGGATCTAAATGACAATCTCTTGGATGGTAGTATACCAAAATCTTTGGTCAATTGCAAGAAACTACAAGTCCTAAACCTTGGGAACAATGCTTTAGTTGACAGATTTCCATGTTTCTTGAGAAACATTTCCACCATTAGGATCATGGTTTTGAGGTCTAATAAGCTCCACGGTTCTATTGGGTGCCCACATAACACGGGTGATTGGGATATGCTTCATATTGTCGATCTAGCATCAAATAGCTTTAGTGGCATGATACCAGGAACATTGTTAAACAGTTGGAAGGCAATGAAGCGTGATGAAGGCATGCTTGGGCCAGAATTTGGccatttgtttttgaaaatctaTGCTAACTATCGTCCTTTGACTTTGAAGGCTTTATTATCATGTTTTAACAAATTTCTCAAAATGACATTGCTTAAACTACTTGCAAGCATGTCTACTTCTAACCTTAAACAAGAATTAGTTGATAATATTTTGGTTGAGATAGATATCACTCGTTATCAGGATTCAATTATTATTGTCAACAAAGGTCAACAAATGAAGTATGTCAAAATCCAAATGGCCTTCACTTATGTGGATATGTCAAACAATTACTTGGAAGGGCCAATACCTGATGAGCTAATGGAATTCAAGGCACTGAATGCTCTGAACTTATCACATAACGCATTTACGGGTCCTATACCATCATCTGTGGGGAATTTGAAGAATCTCGAGTCTATGGACTTTTCAAACAATTTCTTCAAAGGAGAGATTCCTCAAGAGCTTTCAAGTTTATCTTTCATGGGGTATCTGAATCTCTCGTTCAACCACCTAGTGGGGCGAATTCCATTAGGCACTCAAATCCAAACCTTTGATGCAGATTCTTTTGAAGGAAATGAAGGGTTGTGTGGTCCTCCCATGACCAACAATTGTAGCGACGAGGGAAGGCAGGGGCTGCCACCGCCAGCATCTGAATCATCTCATTCTCGTAATGACAGTTTAATTGATTGGGATTTCTTAAGTGTGGAGTtgggttttatttttggttttggaattTTCATTCTCCCCCTTATTTGCTGGAAGAAATGGAGGCTGTGGTATTCTAAACATGTAGATGGGATGCTTTACAGGATCATCCCTCAActtgattttgtgtttgaacAACATGAAGGGAAGAGGTACAAAATTTTGAGGTGGAGTTACTGA